A window from Planococcus maritimus encodes these proteins:
- a CDS encoding acyl-CoA dehydrogenase family protein — protein MEQQKTLIKGGSFLIEDADLSRVFTPEDFTEEHKMIAKTTEDYVNTEVMPLVEKLENHEFEHSVNLLKKAGELGLLGADVPEQYDGLGLDKIASALIAEKMSKAGGFSITHGAHVGIGSLPIVLFGNDEQKKKYLPVLATGEKIAAYALTEPSSGSDALGAKTVAKLNEAGTHYVLNGEKQWITNAGFADVFVVYAKIDGEQFSAFIVERDFGGVSVGPEEKKMGIKSSSTRTLILEDAEVPVENLLGEAGRGHIIAFNILNIGRYKLGVGTIGASKRAMELTIPYTNQRQQFKTPISSFNLTKEKLATMASKLYAVESSVYRTVGLFEDRMSGFTDEQQADGKLVADSIAEFAIECSLNKFFGTETLDYIVDEGVQLHGGYGFMQEYEIERIYRDSRINRIFEGTNEINRLLVPGTLLRKAMKGELPLLEHAQALQEELLMMMPEEVGTEALAQEKVLVKNAKKIAILAAGLAAQTYGKKLEAEQEVLVNIADIVSNVFAMESVVLRTEKAIAASGEEKAKQKLLYTQIFCQEALEAIEKDAKETLIAAIDGDNQRMMLSALRKLTRSTPYNLIAKKREASEKLIDVEKYVV, from the coding sequence ATGGAACAACAAAAAACATTGATCAAAGGCGGAAGCTTCTTGATCGAAGATGCAGACTTATCGCGTGTGTTCACGCCGGAAGATTTCACAGAAGAGCATAAAATGATCGCTAAGACGACAGAGGATTACGTTAACACAGAAGTTATGCCTTTAGTTGAAAAGTTGGAGAACCATGAATTCGAGCATTCCGTAAACCTCTTGAAAAAAGCCGGGGAACTCGGGTTGCTTGGCGCAGACGTTCCGGAGCAATACGATGGTCTCGGGCTCGACAAAATCGCTTCAGCCTTGATCGCGGAGAAAATGTCTAAAGCAGGCGGCTTTTCTATCACGCACGGCGCTCACGTCGGCATCGGCTCGCTTCCAATTGTCTTGTTCGGTAATGACGAGCAGAAAAAGAAATACTTGCCAGTACTGGCCACAGGTGAGAAAATCGCAGCATATGCTTTGACTGAGCCAAGCTCCGGTTCGGATGCTTTGGGCGCGAAAACAGTCGCGAAACTAAACGAAGCAGGCACGCATTACGTTTTGAATGGTGAAAAGCAATGGATCACAAACGCAGGATTTGCGGATGTCTTCGTCGTTTATGCAAAAATCGATGGCGAACAGTTCTCGGCCTTTATCGTCGAGCGCGATTTCGGCGGCGTATCGGTCGGCCCGGAAGAAAAGAAAATGGGCATCAAATCATCTTCTACGCGTACATTGATTTTGGAAGACGCAGAAGTGCCGGTGGAAAACCTTCTCGGCGAAGCAGGGCGTGGGCATATCATTGCCTTTAACATTTTGAACATCGGGCGCTACAAACTGGGCGTCGGCACAATCGGCGCATCCAAGCGAGCAATGGAATTGACGATTCCTTATACAAACCAGCGCCAGCAATTCAAGACGCCAATTTCTTCTTTTAACCTGACAAAAGAGAAACTAGCGACAATGGCATCCAAATTGTATGCAGTTGAAAGTTCGGTTTACCGCACAGTCGGCTTGTTCGAGGACCGCATGAGCGGCTTTACGGACGAGCAGCAGGCAGATGGCAAACTGGTTGCGGATTCCATTGCGGAATTTGCCATCGAATGTTCGTTGAATAAATTCTTCGGGACAGAAACTTTGGATTATATTGTGGACGAAGGCGTTCAGCTGCACGGCGGTTACGGCTTTATGCAGGAATATGAAATTGAGCGCATCTACCGCGATTCCCGCATCAACCGGATCTTTGAAGGGACAAATGAAATCAATCGCTTGCTCGTGCCTGGTACGCTGCTCCGTAAAGCGATGAAAGGCGAATTGCCTCTTTTAGAGCATGCACAAGCTTTGCAAGAAGAATTGTTGATGATGATGCCGGAAGAAGTCGGTACAGAAGCTTTGGCGCAGGAAAAAGTATTGGTGAAAAACGCTAAGAAAATTGCCATTCTTGCAGCCGGGCTTGCCGCGCAAACTTACGGCAAGAAATTAGAAGCTGAGCAAGAAGTATTGGTTAACATCGCCGATATCGTCAGCAATGTATTCGCAATGGAATCCGTTGTTCTTCGTACAGAAAAAGCGATTGCAGCAAGCGGAGAAGAAAAAGCGAAGCAGAAACTTCTCTACACGCAAATTTTCTGCCAGGAAGCGTTAGAAGCTATCGAAAAAGATGCGAAAGAAACGCTCATCGCAGCAATCGATGGCGACAACCAGCGCATGATGCTGTCCGCGCTCCGCAAGTTGACGCGCTCTACGCCGTACAACTTGATCGCGAAAAAACGCGAAGCATCCGAAAAATTGATCGATGTGGAAAAATACGTCGTGTAA
- a CDS encoding arsenate reductase family protein, with translation MIQYYAYPKCSTCQKGKKWLEANGAEFDYIDIAQNPPSATQLKEIQETSGIELKKFFNTSGKKYRELELKEKLPEMTADEQYELLASDGMLIKRPLAWDGTQATLGFKEETYTNTWG, from the coding sequence ATGATCCAGTATTATGCTTACCCGAAATGCTCGACCTGCCAAAAAGGCAAGAAATGGCTCGAGGCGAATGGTGCGGAATTTGACTACATCGACATCGCACAAAATCCGCCTTCCGCAACACAACTAAAAGAAATCCAAGAGACAAGCGGCATCGAACTGAAAAAGTTTTTCAATACGAGCGGCAAGAAATACCGCGAACTGGAATTGAAGGAAAAACTACCGGAGATGACTGCAGACGAACAATACGAATTGCTCGCCTCAGACGGCATGCTGATCAAACGCCCGCTTGCTTGGGACGGAACACAAGCGACACTCGGCTTCAAAGAAGAAACCTATACAAATACCTGGGGCTAA
- the gcvH gene encoding glycine cleavage system protein GcvH, with protein MSTPQELRYSKEHEWVKVEDGKATIGITHFAQDELGDIVFVELPQVGDELKKDEPFGSVESVKTVSELYAPISGKIVEVNSELEDSPEFVNESPYEQAWMVVVEAPSEDEVNALMSADEYKEMTNE; from the coding sequence ATGAGCACACCACAAGAGCTTCGTTATTCAAAAGAACACGAATGGGTCAAAGTTGAAGATGGCAAAGCCACGATCGGCATTACTCATTTCGCGCAAGATGAACTTGGAGACATCGTATTTGTCGAGCTTCCGCAAGTCGGCGACGAGCTGAAAAAAGACGAGCCGTTTGGCAGCGTCGAATCCGTTAAAACGGTATCGGAATTGTATGCGCCAATCAGCGGGAAAATCGTCGAAGTCAATTCTGAGCTTGAAGACAGCCCGGAATTCGTCAACGAATCCCCTTACGAACAAGCGTGGATGGTCGTTGTGGAAGCCCCTTCCGAAGATGAGGTCAATGCCTTGATGTCAGCTGACGAATACAAAGAAATGACTAACGAGTAA
- a CDS encoding toprim domain-containing protein, protein MEKVIVVEGISDKARIAPLIAEPVTILCTNGTVSATRLEEMLLPFEGQDIIILVDADASGDKLRKLIKREFPEARHFHIDRSYKEVATTPLRKLIDVLIAADVRVLNPVAGND, encoded by the coding sequence ATGGAGAAAGTAATAGTGGTTGAAGGGATTAGCGACAAAGCCCGCATCGCGCCATTGATTGCAGAACCCGTGACGATTCTTTGCACAAATGGTACAGTAAGTGCTACAAGACTCGAGGAGATGCTTTTGCCATTTGAAGGGCAGGATATCATCATCCTGGTCGATGCGGACGCTTCGGGCGATAAGCTGCGCAAGCTCATCAAGCGCGAGTTTCCTGAAGCGCGCCATTTCCATATCGACCGAAGTTATAAAGAGGTGGCGACGACGCCGCTGCGCAAGCTGATCGATGTGCTCATCGCAGCCGATGTACGGGTCTTAAATCCAGTAGCAGGGAATGACTAA
- a CDS encoding thioredoxin family protein, with amino-acid sequence MNEWTHKEWLKEKNTQPVSAYYLYTPMCGTCQVASKMLGVVAELLPDLPMGKANLNYVQEVAELYEVESVPCLLISQDGQVTDKVYAFQSVPYLYEKLKTVDEYSQP; translated from the coding sequence ATGAACGAATGGACACATAAAGAATGGCTGAAGGAAAAAAACACGCAGCCCGTTTCAGCATATTATTTGTATACGCCGATGTGCGGCACTTGCCAAGTGGCCAGTAAGATGCTCGGTGTGGTGGCGGAACTATTGCCGGACCTTCCGATGGGCAAAGCCAATTTGAATTATGTACAGGAAGTAGCGGAACTCTACGAAGTGGAAAGCGTGCCGTGTCTGTTGATTTCACAAGATGGCCAAGTGACGGATAAGGTCTATGCGTTTCAGTCAGTGCCTTATTTATACGAAAAATTAAAAACGGTTGACGAATACAGCCAGCCATGA
- a CDS encoding methionine ABC transporter ATP-binding protein, with protein MIELKGLTKVFDTGKARLTAVDHVDLTVPSGEIFGIIGYSGAGKSTLIRLLNGLEQPSEGSVEINGQNITAISGPKLRKARQKVSMIFQHFNLLWSRTVRENIEFPLEIAGVGKEERRKRSAELIELVGLEGRDNAYPSQLSGGQKQRVGIARALANDPEVLLCDEATSALDPQTTDAILDLLVDINKRLGLTIVLITHEMHVIRKICHRVAVMEGGRVVELGEVLHVFQHPKENITKTFVAQVTETEDSAETVRHLREQYPEGQLVKLIFVGDQAEQPILTQLIREYAVEVNIVHGNISHTQRGAYGTLILQLKGSADEISKAIAFLGAHDVQTEVMGNA; from the coding sequence ATGATTGAGTTAAAAGGATTAACAAAAGTGTTCGATACGGGAAAAGCGCGTTTAACGGCTGTCGACCATGTCGATTTAACGGTGCCATCCGGTGAAATTTTTGGCATTATCGGCTATAGCGGAGCAGGGAAAAGTACCTTGATCCGCCTGCTAAATGGCCTAGAACAGCCGAGCGAAGGATCCGTAGAAATCAATGGCCAAAACATCACGGCGATTTCAGGCCCGAAGCTCAGAAAAGCCCGTCAAAAGGTCAGCATGATCTTCCAGCATTTCAACTTGCTATGGTCACGCACCGTTCGTGAAAATATCGAATTCCCGCTGGAAATTGCCGGTGTAGGGAAGGAAGAGCGGCGCAAACGTTCTGCAGAGTTGATCGAATTGGTCGGCTTAGAAGGACGCGATAATGCATATCCGTCACAACTTTCCGGTGGGCAAAAGCAGCGCGTCGGCATCGCACGCGCACTGGCCAACGATCCAGAAGTTTTGCTTTGCGATGAAGCGACTTCAGCACTGGACCCACAAACGACCGATGCCATTTTGGATTTATTGGTCGACATTAACAAACGATTGGGCTTGACGATTGTGTTGATCACTCACGAAATGCACGTCATCCGGAAGATCTGCCACCGGGTGGCGGTCATGGAAGGCGGGCGCGTCGTCGAATTGGGCGAAGTGCTGCATGTCTTCCAGCATCCGAAAGAGAACATCACCAAAACTTTCGTCGCTCAGGTGACCGAGACGGAGGACTCAGCAGAAACCGTCCGCCATTTGCGCGAGCAATATCCGGAAGGCCAATTGGTCAAACTGATTTTCGTCGGAGACCAAGCAGAACAGCCAATCTTGACGCAGCTCATCCGGGAATATGCAGTGGAGGTCAATATCGTCCACGGCAATATCTCTCACACCCAGCGCGGGGCGTATGGTACGCTGATTCTTCAATTGAAAGGCTCTGCAGACGAAATAAGCAAAGCGATCGCTTTCCTCGGTGCACATGATGTACAGACGGAGGTGATGGGCAATGCTTGA
- a CDS encoding methionine ABC transporter permease — protein sequence MLETLFPNVDWADMWEATLETIYMTAMSTFFTFVIGLVLGIVLFLTAPNQLWANKIVNWLTGAFVNIFRSIPFIILIILLIPFTKFLIGSIRGPNAALPALIIGAAPFYARMVLIALKEIDKGVIEAARSMGATTWTIIRKVLLPESKPALISGITVTAIALVGYTAMAGIIGAGGLGTLAFLDGFQRSREDVTLMATIAILVIVFIVQFIGDYLTGKADKR from the coding sequence ATGCTTGAGACTTTATTCCCGAACGTGGATTGGGCAGATATGTGGGAAGCGACACTTGAAACCATCTACATGACAGCGATGTCCACATTCTTCACTTTCGTCATAGGCTTGGTTCTAGGAATCGTTTTATTCCTGACCGCACCTAATCAATTATGGGCCAATAAAATCGTCAACTGGCTGACCGGCGCATTCGTCAATATCTTCCGGTCGATCCCTTTTATCATTTTGATCATCTTATTGATCCCGTTCACGAAATTCTTGATCGGCAGCATACGCGGACCGAACGCGGCGCTCCCGGCACTAATCATCGGAGCTGCTCCTTTTTACGCCCGAATGGTGCTCATCGCCTTGAAAGAAATTGATAAAGGCGTTATCGAGGCAGCCCGTTCGATGGGAGCGACAACGTGGACCATCATTCGCAAAGTATTGCTTCCTGAATCAAAACCGGCATTGATTTCCGGTATTACGGTAACAGCAATCGCTTTGGTTGGGTATACGGCAATGGCCGGCATTATCGGTGCTGGTGGCTTAGGAACACTAGCTTTCTTGGACGGTTTCCAAAGAAGCCGTGAGGACGTCACGTTGATGGCAACTATCGCGATTCTCGTCATTGTATTTATCGTCCAATTCATCGGCGATTATTTGACCGGAAAAGCAGACAAGCGCTAA
- a CDS encoding MetQ/NlpA family ABC transporter substrate-binding protein, protein MKKLVFGSFAAVLALSACGAEDSGSGSSEGETSTLKVGASNIPHAEILEQAKPILEEQGIELEIETYQDYILPNQDLESGDLDANYFQHTPYLESQIADHGYDFASAGGIHIEPIGVYSQDFSSLEELPQDATILMSNSVADHGRILAMLEAEGLITLEEGIDKTTAETSDIVENEKNLQFDTEYEAALLVQMYESGEGDAVLINSNYAIDAGLSPMEDAIALESSDSPYANIIAVQAGDEENEDIQALVDVLTSQEIQDFILEEWDGSIVPVEQ, encoded by the coding sequence ATGAAGAAACTAGTATTTGGTTCATTTGCAGCAGTATTGGCATTATCCGCTTGTGGTGCAGAAGATAGCGGCAGCGGTTCATCAGAAGGAGAAACAAGCACGCTAAAAGTTGGCGCTTCTAACATTCCGCACGCTGAAATTCTGGAACAGGCAAAACCGATTTTGGAAGAACAGGGCATCGAGCTTGAAATCGAAACGTACCAAGATTACATTCTCCCGAACCAAGACCTTGAATCAGGCGATTTGGATGCAAACTATTTCCAACACACACCTTATTTGGAATCACAAATTGCTGATCATGGTTACGATTTCGCCAGTGCTGGAGGCATTCACATTGAGCCGATTGGTGTTTACTCGCAAGACTTTTCGTCTCTAGAAGAGTTGCCGCAAGACGCAACAATCCTCATGAGCAATTCTGTCGCTGACCATGGCCGCATCCTGGCTATGCTTGAAGCAGAAGGATTGATTACGTTAGAAGAAGGCATTGACAAAACAACGGCTGAAACGAGCGATATTGTAGAAAACGAGAAAAACTTGCAGTTTGATACAGAGTACGAAGCGGCTCTACTCGTACAAATGTACGAATCAGGCGAAGGGGATGCGGTCTTGATCAACTCAAATTATGCGATCGATGCTGGCTTGAGCCCGATGGAAGATGCTATTGCGCTGGAAAGTTCAGATTCTCCATACGCTAATATCATCGCTGTGCAAGCTGGAGATGAAGAAAACGAAGATATTCAAGCTTTGGTGGACGTGTTGACATCACAAGAGATTCAAGATTTCATTTTAGAAGAATGGGACGGATCAATCGTTCCAGTTGAACAGTAA
- a CDS encoding dicarboxylate/amino acid:cation symporter, which translates to MKIQFGLLPRIVLAIVLGVLIGSFAPEALVRVFATFTGIFGGFLNFIVPLIILGFIAPGIAKLGKGSGKLLGLATAIAYLSTVVAGVLAFVAASSILPSLMEGGSLSNLDDPENALAESFIALEIPQLFGVMSALILAFLLGIGMASTGSKTMASFFEEFQQIIEKVISYIIIPLLPFHIFGIFANMAHGGAVFEILSLFAVVFILIIVMHWLMLTGQYTTAGLLRKKNPFTLIRTMLPAYFTALGTQSSAATIPVTLRQARKTGVKERVADFTVPLFATIHLSGSTITLVTCAIGVILLTGQSPSFGNFFPFILMLGVTMIAAPGVPGGAVMAAIGLLEVMLGFDETMVALMIALYLAQDSFGTAANVTGDGALANIVDRFTPSQKV; encoded by the coding sequence ATGAAAATTCAATTCGGTTTATTGCCGCGGATTGTGCTGGCCATTGTGCTTGGCGTACTCATCGGTTCGTTTGCTCCAGAAGCGCTCGTTCGTGTATTTGCAACATTTACAGGAATCTTTGGCGGGTTCTTGAATTTTATCGTGCCCTTAATCATTCTTGGCTTTATCGCACCAGGTATCGCGAAGCTTGGGAAAGGCTCAGGGAAATTATTAGGCCTGGCAACTGCGATCGCGTATTTATCAACGGTAGTGGCAGGGGTTCTAGCGTTTGTTGCGGCATCATCGATTTTGCCTAGTTTGATGGAAGGCGGTTCACTGAGTAATCTGGATGATCCTGAAAATGCACTTGCTGAAAGTTTTATCGCTTTAGAGATCCCTCAATTGTTTGGGGTCATGAGCGCTTTGATCTTGGCATTCCTGCTTGGTATCGGAATGGCTTCTACAGGAAGCAAGACGATGGCATCGTTTTTTGAAGAGTTCCAACAGATCATTGAAAAAGTTATTTCATACATCATAATCCCGCTATTGCCTTTTCATATTTTCGGTATTTTCGCGAATATGGCACACGGTGGGGCGGTGTTTGAAATCCTTTCGCTCTTTGCGGTTGTCTTTATTCTCATCATCGTCATGCATTGGCTGATGTTGACAGGACAATACACAACGGCAGGCCTATTACGAAAGAAAAACCCGTTCACTTTAATCCGTACGATGCTGCCGGCATACTTTACAGCGCTTGGCACACAGTCTTCGGCAGCGACAATTCCAGTAACATTGCGCCAAGCACGGAAAACAGGCGTGAAAGAACGCGTAGCGGACTTCACAGTTCCGTTATTTGCCACTATCCATTTGTCGGGCAGCACGATTACGCTCGTTACATGTGCAATTGGTGTCATCTTATTAACTGGTCAATCGCCTTCATTTGGCAACTTCTTCCCGTTTATTCTGATGTTGGGCGTAACAATGATCGCAGCTCCCGGCGTTCCGGGCGGTGCTGTCATGGCAGCCATCGGATTGCTTGAAGTGATGCTCGGCTTTGATGAAACGATGGTCGCGTTGATGATTGCTCTATACTTGGCGCAGGACAGCTTTGGAACAGCGGCAAATGTAACTGGAGATGGAGCGCTCGCGAATATCGTCGACCGTTTTACTCCTTCTCAAAAAGTATGA